The genomic window GTCTGCTTGGTATGTACTAAATGCCATGGGGTTTTATTCGTTTAATCCAGGAGACCCCACCTACTCTATTGGGCGTCCAATTTTTGATGAAGTAGAAATTAATTTACCAACAGGGAAGAAATTCATCATAAAAGCTAAAAATAATAGCAGCGAAAATAAATACATTCAAACTACTAAATTAAACGGGGAAGAATTAATAACTCCATTTTTCACGCATAAGCAATTAATTGCTGGAGGAACATTAAAATTTGAAATGGGTGGTAAGCAACCAAAGTAAAATCTAATACATCCGTATTACCTTAAAAAATATCTCTAGTAAAAAAATAAATATATTTAATAAAATTTATCATGTCAACTAACAAATCATACAGAAGTGCACTCATTTTTTTGACTACCCTATTTTTTCTTTGGGGTTTTATCACTGTTTTAGTAGATAGTTTAGTACCAAGATTAAAAGATGTTTTTGAAATGTCATATGCCAAAACGGTTTTGGTTCAGTTTGCATTTTTTACAGCATTTTTTGTGGTCTCAGTACCGGCTGGAACTCTTTTGTCTAAAATCGGATATAGAAAAGGAATTGTTCTAGGTTTAGTAATTATGGCTTTAGGCTGTTTACTTTTTTATCCTGCTGCCGAATACAGAAATTTTAATGTTTTTTTAATTGGGTACTTTACATTAGCTGGAGGGATTACTGTGCTCCAAGTTGCTGCCAATCCTTACGTAGCTTTACTTGGTTCAGAAGAAGATGCTTCTAGTAGATTGAACCTATCACAGGCTTTTAATTCTTTAGGAACAACTATAGCACCAATTGTGGGTGCATTATTCTTGTTGAGTGATTCCGTTAAGACCTCTGAAGAAATTAATTTATTGACAGATTTAGAGAAAGTAGATTATTATTCAGCTGAAGCAGCAACAGTTCAAACTCCATTTTTACTTATAGCTGCTTTTATTGGGATACTGGCATTAATTTTTGCTTTTATAAAATTGCCCAAAGTGATGCAAGAAAGTCCTAAAGGTGGGTACTTGTCATTGCTAAAAAATAAGTTGATGCTTATGGGCGCACTGGGTATTTTTGTTTATGTAGGAGCAGAAGTCGCAATTGGTAGTTTCTTAGTGAATTATTTTAGTGACATGAATTTAGCAGTCATTGTAATGGAGAATGAAATGATGATGAACATCGCGAATACGATCGCAAGTGTTTTTAATAAAACATTTTCTAATTCAGATCCAAAATCGTTGCTAGGAATTTTCATCATATTTTACTGGGGAGGTGCTATGATTGGTCGATTTATTGGAGCCTACCTAACGAAAATAATGGACGCTGGAAAGGTCTTGAGTATGTTTGCTTCATTGGCAATTCTTATGATATTAATATCTATTAATACGCAAGGATTGATTTCTATGTGGTCTATCCTGGCAGTAGGATTATTTAATTCTATTATGTTTCCAACCATATTTACTTTAACCTTAGAAGGTTTAGGAGAACTTAAAGCTCAGGCATCAGGATTGCTTTGTATGGCAATTGTGGGTGGCGCAATTATTCCGTTCGCATTTGGCAGTTTGATAGATGGTTTTGGATTTAAAAAAGCGTTCATATTAACTCTGATTTGTTATGGCTATGTCATGTACTATGGAAAATTAAAAAGCAGAAAAACCGCTTAAATTTTAAAAAAAAGTAAATAACTATATATGCTCACTATTTTTCTTCATGTTTTTATTATTCTGACATCCATTGTATCAAAAAACGATACGATACAATCTCATACAGAAAAAAAACCTAATATTATTGTATTTATTGCAGATGATTTTGGATATGGATCTACTAATGTTTACGGCGCTTCTGAAGAACTAATTAAAACCCCCAACATAAATAAACTAGCAAAAGAAGGTGTAAAATTCACAAATGCCTATACAACAGGTTCTGTTTGTACGCCCACAAGATATGCATTAATGACGGGTCAATATTCTTGGAGAACAAATCTTAAAAAAGGGGTTGTTAATATGAACGACCCAGCTTTAATTGATGTTGAAAGAAAAACATTACCAAAATATATGCAATCTTTAGGTTATAAAACAGCAATGGTTGGTAAATGGCACTTAGGTTTTAAAGAAAAAAAGTTCAATAATTTATTAGGAAATATTTATCCTGCTCCAACAGATTATGGTTTAGATTATAGTTTTGCATTGCCTAATAATTTAGATGATGGGCATAAAGTTTATATAGAGAATAATAAAATTTATGGATTGCGTTCTGATAAAATTTCTCCTTACGGAAAATCATTTTATGGAAAACAATACAAAGGATATGATGCCCCACAAAGAGTTACAGAGCAAGTGACAGATGATTTAACAAACAAATCTATAGAGTGGATGAAAAGTTTGGATAAAGACCAGCCATTCTTCTTATACTATGCAGCAGCTGCAGTTCATCATCCTATTGTGCCTAGTCCACAAATGCGAGGTAAAAGTAATGCAGGTGCTTATGGCGATTTTATTCAAGATATAGACCGTTCTTTAGGGGATTTAATTGCATTTTTAGAAGAAAGGGGTATTAGAGAAAACACCATTATTATTTTTGCGAGCGATAATGGAGGAGATATTCCAAACAAAAAAAATGTAATGCCAGAAAATTTTGCCATCAACAAAGGATTACAAATCAATGGAGATTATAAAGGAGATAAACATACTATTTGGGATGGAGGTTTTAGAATTCCGTTTATTGTAAATTATCCAAAAGAAATAAAAGGCGATCAAACTTCTAATGTAACAATCTCAACAGTTGATATTTATTGTTTTTTAGCAGATTATATTGGTAATAATAAAGGATTAGATTTAGAAGATGCACCAGATAGTTATAGCTTTAAAAAAGCTGTTTTAAAACCTAATAAATTTTATGAAAGACCCCCATTAGTGCATAGAGATGCGCAAGGTAGAAGAGCAATTCGTTTTGAAGGGTGGAAATTCATTGAAGAAAAAAATAAAGACACAAACAAAAAGATGAATGCTGAAATGCTTTTTAGCTTAACTAAAGATAAAAAGGAATCTACTAATCTTGCTAAAACAGAAACAGCAATTGTTTATAAAGCAAAAAACTATTTATCTAAAATTATAGAAAAGTCATCCAAAGAAATTTGGAAAAATAATTAAAATGAAAAAATAAAAGAAAAAATAGCGCAGCTTAAAACGTTTTATGCTGATTTTAAAACACAAGTTTCCGGAATTGGAATGCAAGAAATAAGTAACAAAAATAAATAACGACAAATGACATTTAATAATTACAAAACCATTGGATTTATATTCTTTTTAATACTAATTAGTACTACTAAATCAATTGCACAAAACACTAAAAAACCAAACATCATCTTTATTATGACCGATGATCAAAGTGCTGTGGTGCCTTTAGATTCAGAGAAAAGAATACAATCGCGTCCTTTTGGATTTAATGGCGATAAAGAAGCACACACACCCATTATAGATGATTTGGCAAAGAATGGTATAATTTTTAACAGCGCGTATGTATCAAGCTCTGTATGTGTGCCTAGTAGATATACAATGCTAACTGGACGTTATGCAGGAAGATCAGAGGGTCCAGCTTTTATGAGAATGCATCCGGATGGAGTGATGACAAGAGTAGAAAACAATACTGAAATAGAAAAAGACAAATCCAATTTACCAAGACTATTACAAGAAGTAGGTTACAAAACAGGTTTTGTAGGTAAAAGTCATATTGTGGAACATAATATCGTTAACAATAAAAATAATTGGGAAAAAAATGGCTTCCAGACCTATGCGAAAAATGCAGATCCAAATGATCCAGCCGTTTCAAAAAAAATGTTTGAAAACCATCAAAAATGGACCGAAGTAATTAAAGAATATGGTTTTGATTATGCGAACGCATTTTATGCAGGAAATTTAAGGGAACAGTACAATGATTCTTTAAATGTTCATAATGTAGAATGGAAAAATAAAGCTGCTTTAGAATTCATCGATGAAAACAAAAACGATCCTTTCTTTTTGTATTACAGTGAAACGGTTCCTCATGGTCCAGCTCCCTATAATATGAAAAATGGGAAATATTTTAGAGGTTTAGATTCAAATCCAAAATTTACAGGACAAGGGTTGATAGATGCGGATTACTCCTACTTACCCACTAGAGAAGAAATCAAAGAAGAAATCAAAAATCTTGATAAAAAAGTAGCACATGCTTGGTTGCGTTGGTTTGATCATGCGGTTGGTGCCGTTGTAGACAAACTAAAAGCAGAAGGTATTTATGAAAACACCATTATTATAATTACGTCAGATCATGGGAACTACAACGGAGGAAAAACGAGCTTATACGAAAGTGGAACAAAAGTCCCTTTAATGATGCACTGGCTAAATGGAATTAAATCGAACCAAGTATATAACGAGTTAGTTCAAAATATTGATTTTACGCCTACTTTTTTAGAACTAGCAGGGATAAAATTAAAAAATGTAGAGTCAACCTTAGACGGCGTTAGTTTAAAAAAGGTATTAAAAGGAAATAAAAAACCAGTACATGATTATTTATTTTTTGAGATGGGTTATGCAAGAAGTGTAATGACTAAAGACTGGAAATATATATCTGTGAGATATGATAAACAAAAACAAAACAGAATCAATAAAGGCTTAACATTTAAAGGTTGGAAAGGTGCAGAACTTCAATACCCTTATTACACAAGAAATGGTCATTTAGGAAATATTGCATCAAAAAGCAGTGCTTTTTATTTTGATGCAGATCAAGTATTTGATTTAGTAAAAGATCCTCGTGAGACTGAAAACATTTTTGAAGACAACAGAGAAAAAGCAGAAGAACTTAAAATACTATTGACAAAAAGTTTGAAGTCATTTCCTAACCGGCCTTACGCTGAATTTGTAAATTAATATGAAAAAGGCTATAAGATCAATACTAGTAATTATTGCGTGCTGTTTTGTTTTAAAGAGTACTGCTCAAAAAACGATTGATACTATCGCTACAAAAGTTGATGGATTTGACATTCCTATTCGAATCAAATTACCAAAAAACACTACTGGTAAAAACCCAGTATATTTCTTTGTGCATGGCGGTGGATGGAATGGCGGTACTGAAACAACTGTTCCACCAGCAAGATTGTCTACAGATGCTAATTATCTAGCGAATCAATTAGGGGTTATTTATGTAGGATTGGCATATAGATGTAAAGGCAACAATGCAACATTTGCGGATGCTATACAAGATTTAGAAGCGTCTGTACAATGGTTTTTTGAAAATGCAGATACCTACAATGCAGACCTTACAAGAATTGGTTTTGGAGGATCCTCAGCAGGCTCCACATTAGCAGCTATGATGGCTCAAAAATACAAGAATTGTAAACTATTTGTTGGTGCAGAAGGCATGTATAATTTAGTAGAACATTCAGAGGAAAGATCAACGTTTCCAAGTCAAAAAGCAAGAGAATTATACGGATTAGCGACGGAAAAGGAAAGTAAAAAAGCATCTGCATTTTATAATTTAAGGGAGAATCCCCCGAGTACTTTATTGTTAAACGGAAAAGAGGATGACTTATGCCATTACACACAAACAGAAAAATTTGCTGAACAAATCAAGAAAAAAGGCGGTAACGTGAAAGTGGTTTTGTACGATGCTATTAATCACACCTGTTTAAATGCATCTTACCCAGAAGTACTAAAGAATAGTGTTTTAGAGATTGCCAAAATATTTATCGAAGAATTTCAATTAGAAAACAAAAATAGGAGTCAAATAGAAGTTCTTTTAGATAAAAGACTTCAAGGTATGTATCCTAAAGAATCCATTGCGGAAGACGATATTCTGGGCGCTTGGGAATTTAAAAAATTTATTCTCACATTAAATAAAAACGGACAAGGATCTCTTTTAAATTCTAAAAATAATAGCACAAAAATATTCACATATACTCTAGAAAAAGATTCAATAACTTTTAAAGTAAATGGTAAGACTAAAATATTTTACATGCGAAAAAACAATAGAGTTATCTATGAATATAACTTTGCCGATGAAAGGTTTAAGTATAGAAGACTTAATTATAAAAAAGTAAGCTAAAACCGAAATGAAATACGTTTTTAAAATCTTAATTGTAATCCTGATTTTTAGTTGTAAAACAAAAAACATAGCTAAAAAAAATACGGTTGTAAATGAAACACCTAAAAACCTACTTTTTATAATTGTAGATCAGCAACGTTATGATGCCTTAAGTATTGCTGGAAACCCAATTGTTAAAACTCCAAATTTAGACAAGTTAGCGAGGCAAGGCGCGTATTTTAAAAATGCATATACACCTGTTGCGGTTTGTGGACCTGCGAGATCCTCGATCTTGACTGGAACAACAATGAACACACACCAAGTAACAACAAATGATAAAACCTACAATTATAACGATGCCCCTGTAATGACCATGAAAACCTTTGATGAGATTCTGACAGAAAAAGGATATCATGCAGAATATTACGGTAAATGGCATGTGTTAACGTCGCATTCAGAGGTCTATAAAAATCCAAAAAAGTATGCTAAAAACGGGAAATATATATTTGAACCCCAAGGGCAAAGACATTTGTATCTCGATTATTTAAACGACGTATTTCCCAAAGTGGAACCTCAAAAAGGAGAGCTTTTAGATCGATTTACTAAAAGACCATACGCTCCAGATCCCATAGATATAGATTATGGAAAAACTTACAATGACGTTAAAAAAGAAGTCAATCACCGTCATTCTCAACCAAATTATCATGGTAAATCGAGTATCCCAAAAGAACATACGATAACTGCATATTATGCAAATAAAACCATTGATGCAATCAAGAGGTTAAAAAACAAACCGTTTAGCATAACCACCTCTTTCCACTTTCCGCATGCGCCTATGATTCCATCAGAACCTTATCATGGCATGTATGATCCTGACGATATGCCAATACCCTCTAGTATTAAAGATGACATGCAAAACTCCCCTTATATTAATGCAAATGGCAGAAATAAGTTGACCGTTTTTGCAGATGAGGAAAAAATAAAATATATGATTTCTAATTATTATGGTTTAATTACTGAGTTAGATGATTGGATTGGGAAAATAATGGAAACCTTAGAAGATGAAGGTATTGCAGAACATACGATGGTAATTTTTACAAGTGATCATGGAGAAATGTTGGGAGCACACGGAATGCGAGAAAAAAATGTATTCTATGAAGAATCTTCTCACATCCCATTAATGATTAAAATGCCCACTGAAATTAAAAAAGAAACTACAGTGAATGGTTATGTTTCTAATGTAGATTTATTTGCCACAATTATGGATTATTTAAACATTGGAAATTATAAATCTGATGGCGAAAGTTTACGTGATTTAATAGAACAAAAACAAACAAATCATGGGAATTACGTGGTTACTGAATGGGATTACCGGGGGCCTATTCAACCCAATTATATGATTGTAAAAGACGGATGGAAATTAATGATTCCGTATACAGAAGATTCAAAAGTGTTAAATGTTTTATTTAATTTAAATGATGACCCTCAAGAGATAAATAATTTATTGGGGAAGAATCCTAATAGAGAAAAATATAATGAGAAAGCAGAAGAATTAAGAGCAAATCTTTTACAATGGTTAAAAAAAAATAATTCTAAACATTACGATGGCGTATCAAAACGAAAATTAATTTAATACTTTCTAAATGAAATTATATCCTTTACAATTCACACCATTATTTAAATATAGAATTTGGGGTGGAGAAAAATTAAAGACAGAATTAAAAAAGCAATATAAAGAGAATAATATTGGAGAGTCTTGGGAAATTTCTGATGTTTCTGGGGATGAAACTAAGGTCGCAAAAGGCAGTTTAAAAGGAAATACATTACGAGATTTAACGATGGAGTTTAAAGGCGATTTAATTGGTGAAGCGGTCTATGAAAAATTCGGCGAAGAATTTCCTTTATTAATAAAGTTTATCGATGCAAAAACACCCTTATCTATACAAGTACATCCAAGTAATGAAGTCGCAAAAATGCGTCATGGCTCATTTGGTAAAAATGAAATGTGGTATGTAATGCAAGCGGATAAAGATGCAGAATTAATTGTAGGGTTTGATGAAAAA from Formosa sp. Hel1_33_131 includes these protein-coding regions:
- a CDS encoding sulfatase family protein, producing MLTIFLHVFIILTSIVSKNDTIQSHTEKKPNIIVFIADDFGYGSTNVYGASEELIKTPNINKLAKEGVKFTNAYTTGSVCTPTRYALMTGQYSWRTNLKKGVVNMNDPALIDVERKTLPKYMQSLGYKTAMVGKWHLGFKEKKFNNLLGNIYPAPTDYGLDYSFALPNNLDDGHKVYIENNKIYGLRSDKISPYGKSFYGKQYKGYDAPQRVTEQVTDDLTNKSIEWMKSLDKDQPFFLYYAAAAVHHPIVPSPQMRGKSNAGAYGDFIQDIDRSLGDLIAFLEERGIRENTIIIFASDNGGDIPNKKNVMPENFAINKGLQINGDYKGDKHTIWDGGFRIPFIVNYPKEIKGDQTSNVTISTVDIYCFLADYIGNNKGLDLEDAPDSYSFKKAVLKPNKFYERPPLVHRDAQGRRAIRFEGWKFIEEKNKDTNKKMNAEMLFSLTKDKKESTNLAKTETAIVYKAKNYLSKIIEKSSKEIWKNN
- a CDS encoding sulfatase family protein; this encodes MTFNNYKTIGFIFFLILISTTKSIAQNTKKPNIIFIMTDDQSAVVPLDSEKRIQSRPFGFNGDKEAHTPIIDDLAKNGIIFNSAYVSSSVCVPSRYTMLTGRYAGRSEGPAFMRMHPDGVMTRVENNTEIEKDKSNLPRLLQEVGYKTGFVGKSHIVEHNIVNNKNNWEKNGFQTYAKNADPNDPAVSKKMFENHQKWTEVIKEYGFDYANAFYAGNLREQYNDSLNVHNVEWKNKAALEFIDENKNDPFFLYYSETVPHGPAPYNMKNGKYFRGLDSNPKFTGQGLIDADYSYLPTREEIKEEIKNLDKKVAHAWLRWFDHAVGAVVDKLKAEGIYENTIIIITSDHGNYNGGKTSLYESGTKVPLMMHWLNGIKSNQVYNELVQNIDFTPTFLELAGIKLKNVESTLDGVSLKKVLKGNKKPVHDYLFFEMGYARSVMTKDWKYISVRYDKQKQNRINKGLTFKGWKGAELQYPYYTRNGHLGNIASKSSAFYFDADQVFDLVKDPRETENIFEDNREKAEELKILLTKSLKSFPNRPYAEFVN
- a CDS encoding sugar MFS transporter, translated to MSTNKSYRSALIFLTTLFFLWGFITVLVDSLVPRLKDVFEMSYAKTVLVQFAFFTAFFVVSVPAGTLLSKIGYRKGIVLGLVIMALGCLLFYPAAEYRNFNVFLIGYFTLAGGITVLQVAANPYVALLGSEEDASSRLNLSQAFNSLGTTIAPIVGALFLLSDSVKTSEEINLLTDLEKVDYYSAEAATVQTPFLLIAAFIGILALIFAFIKLPKVMQESPKGGYLSLLKNKLMLMGALGIFVYVGAEVAIGSFLVNYFSDMNLAVIVMENEMMMNIANTIASVFNKTFSNSDPKSLLGIFIIFYWGGAMIGRFIGAYLTKIMDAGKVLSMFASLAILMILISINTQGLISMWSILAVGLFNSIMFPTIFTLTLEGLGELKAQASGLLCMAIVGGAIIPFAFGSLIDGFGFKKAFILTLICYGYVMYYGKLKSRKTA
- a CDS encoding sulfatase-like hydrolase/transferase gives rise to the protein MKYVFKILIVILIFSCKTKNIAKKNTVVNETPKNLLFIIVDQQRYDALSIAGNPIVKTPNLDKLARQGAYFKNAYTPVAVCGPARSSILTGTTMNTHQVTTNDKTYNYNDAPVMTMKTFDEILTEKGYHAEYYGKWHVLTSHSEVYKNPKKYAKNGKYIFEPQGQRHLYLDYLNDVFPKVEPQKGELLDRFTKRPYAPDPIDIDYGKTYNDVKKEVNHRHSQPNYHGKSSIPKEHTITAYYANKTIDAIKRLKNKPFSITTSFHFPHAPMIPSEPYHGMYDPDDMPIPSSIKDDMQNSPYINANGRNKLTVFADEEKIKYMISNYYGLITELDDWIGKIMETLEDEGIAEHTMVIFTSDHGEMLGAHGMREKNVFYEESSHIPLMIKMPTEIKKETTVNGYVSNVDLFATIMDYLNIGNYKSDGESLRDLIEQKQTNHGNYVVTEWDYRGPIQPNYMIVKDGWKLMIPYTEDSKVLNVLFNLNDDPQEINNLLGKNPNREKYNEKAEELRANLLQWLKKNNSKHYDGVSKRKLI
- a CDS encoding alpha/beta hydrolase produces the protein MKKAIRSILVIIACCFVLKSTAQKTIDTIATKVDGFDIPIRIKLPKNTTGKNPVYFFVHGGGWNGGTETTVPPARLSTDANYLANQLGVIYVGLAYRCKGNNATFADAIQDLEASVQWFFENADTYNADLTRIGFGGSSAGSTLAAMMAQKYKNCKLFVGAEGMYNLVEHSEERSTFPSQKARELYGLATEKESKKASAFYNLRENPPSTLLLNGKEDDLCHYTQTEKFAEQIKKKGGNVKVVLYDAINHTCLNASYPEVLKNSVLEIAKIFIEEFQLENKNRSQIEVLLDKRLQGMYPKESIAEDDILGAWEFKKFILTLNKNGQGSLLNSKNNSTKIFTYTLEKDSITFKVNGKTKIFYMRKNNRVIYEYNFADERFKYRRLNYKKVS